From a single Flavobacteriales bacterium genomic region:
- a CDS encoding D-tyrosyl-tRNA(Tyr) deacylase — MRVLIQRVSEASVTIEGRVHGSIGKGVLVLVGIEEADTEEDADWLAGKVTRLRIFPDAEGVMNVSLSDAGGGALVVSQFTLHASTKKGNLPSYIKAARPEHAIPLYEYFVRQLKQEGISDVQTGVFGADMKVALINDGPVTIWIDSRNKE, encoded by the coding sequence ATGAGGGTGTTGATTCAACGGGTATCGGAAGCTTCGGTCACCATCGAAGGGCGGGTACACGGTTCCATCGGAAAAGGTGTGCTGGTGCTGGTGGGAATAGAAGAGGCCGATACGGAGGAAGATGCCGACTGGCTGGCGGGGAAGGTAACGAGGTTGCGGATCTTCCCGGACGCGGAAGGGGTGATGAACGTGAGCTTGTCGGATGCCGGTGGTGGCGCCCTGGTGGTGAGTCAGTTCACCTTGCATGCCAGCACGAAGAAAGGCAACCTCCCGTCGTACATCAAAGCCGCCCGGCCCGAACATGCCATTCCCCTGTACGAGTACTTCGTGCGGCAGCTGAAGCAGGAAGGGATATCGGATGTGCAGACCGGCGTGTTCGGAGCAGATATGAAGGTAGCGCTGATCAATGACGGTCCTGTCACCATCTGGATTGACAGCCGGAACAAAGAATAA
- a CDS encoding nucleotide pyrophosphohydrolase: MTLEEAQKKVDEWIRTVGVRYFSELTNMAVLTEEVGELARIMARKYGDQSFKSGEAEDPAPEMADVLFVLICLANQTGVNLTEALEASLEKKTNRDANRHKENPKLKDV, encoded by the coding sequence ATGACACTGGAAGAAGCACAAAAGAAGGTAGACGAATGGATCCGGACCGTAGGTGTCCGTTACTTCAGCGAACTCACCAACATGGCCGTTCTGACTGAGGAAGTGGGGGAACTGGCCCGCATCATGGCCCGCAAATACGGCGACCAGAGTTTCAAATCAGGAGAGGCGGAAGACCCGGCGCCGGAAATGGCAGATGTGTTGTTTGTGCTGATCTGCCTCGCCAACCAAACCGGCGTGAACCTGACCGAGGCGCTGGAAGCATCCCTGGAAAAGAAAACCAACCGGGATGCAAACCGGCACAAAGAGAACCCGAAGTTGAAGGATGTTTGA
- a CDS encoding dienelactone hydrolase family protein, with protein sequence MAAFSVAAGLPTSEKKEVHFPSKDGLEITGDLYQIDPHAPYILLCHQAGYSRGEYVVTAERLNKLGYNCLAIDLRSGGAVNGVENETAKKAAAKNLPTEYLDAEQDMLAGVEYLSHLAGQPVILFGSSYSASLALKIASENELVEAVIAFSPGEYFGDKLNVKQAISHLDKPVFVASTKGESDHVRNLVSQVPESKRTQFTPGREGMHGSRALWKTCESQQECWMSLIRFLSKLKNKESSF encoded by the coding sequence ATGGCAGCTTTCTCCGTGGCTGCCGGTTTGCCCACCTCTGAAAAGAAAGAAGTTCATTTTCCTTCCAAAGACGGATTGGAGATCACGGGAGATCTTTATCAGATCGATCCGCATGCACCTTATATCCTGCTATGCCACCAGGCCGGTTACAGCAGGGGTGAATATGTGGTTACCGCCGAACGACTGAACAAACTCGGCTACAACTGCCTGGCCATCGACCTCCGGTCAGGGGGTGCCGTAAATGGCGTAGAGAACGAAACCGCCAAAAAGGCTGCCGCCAAAAACCTGCCCACTGAATACCTCGATGCCGAACAGGACATGCTCGCGGGCGTTGAATACCTGAGCCACCTGGCCGGTCAACCCGTGATCCTCTTCGGCAGCTCCTATTCAGCATCCCTGGCGTTGAAGATCGCCAGCGAGAACGAGTTGGTGGAAGCGGTGATCGCCTTCAGTCCGGGCGAATATTTCGGCGACAAACTGAATGTAAAACAAGCCATCAGCCACCTCGACAAACCCGTATTCGTGGCTTCCACCAAAGGCGAAAGCGATCATGTGCGCAACCTGGTCAGCCAGGTACCGGAAAGCAAACGCACCCAGTTCACCCCCGGCAGAGAAGGCATGCATGGCTCAAGGGCCCTGTGGAAAACATGCGAAAGTCAGCAGGAATGCTGGATGTCGTTGATCCGGTTTTTGTCGAAACTCAAGAACAAGGAGTCATCCTTCTAG
- the atpC gene encoding ATP synthase F1 subunit epsilon gives MHLDIVTPDANLFSGNVTMVEVPGAQGRFQVLKNHAPIISTLSVGKVRLIGEDQKEKSFEITGGVVEVLNNNITVLAESAAKQ, from the coding sequence ATGCATTTAGACATAGTCACCCCGGATGCAAACCTGTTTAGCGGCAACGTTACCATGGTTGAGGTTCCTGGCGCCCAAGGCAGGTTCCAGGTCCTGAAAAACCACGCACCCATCATCTCCACCTTGTCGGTAGGAAAGGTTCGGTTGATCGGTGAGGATCAGAAGGAGAAATCCTTTGAGATCACTGGAGGCGTCGTCGAAGTTCTGAACAACAACATCACCGTACTCGCAGAATCAGCCGCAAAGCAGTAA
- a CDS encoding F0F1 ATP synthase subunit beta — translation MSNGKITQVIGPVVDISFETEGGKLPNILDALEVTNENGQTIVMECQQHVGEDTVRAIAMDSTDGLVRGMPVVATGSPITMPVGEQIKGRLFNVVGEAIDGIGSTTKDNGYSIHRQPPKFEDLTTSTEVLFTGIKVIDLIEPYSKGGKIGLFGGAGVGKTVLIMELINNIAKGYAGLSVFAGVGERTREGNDLLREMIESGVIKYGEAFQEDMEKGGWDLSKVDKEELSKSQATLVFGQMNEPPGARARVALSGLTMAEYFRDGDEQGGGKDILFFIDNIFRFTQAGSEVSALLGRMPSAVGYQPTLATEMGLMQERITSTKRGSITSVQAVYVPADDLTDPAPATTFAHLDATTVLSRKIAELGIYPAVDPLDSTSRILSPAVVGQEHYGTAQRVIEILQRNKELQDIIAILGMDELSEEDKLVVHRARRVQRFLSQPFHVAEQFTGLKGVFVSIEDTIKGFNMILDGEVDEYPEAAFNLVGTIEEAIEKGKKMLADTK, via the coding sequence ATCAGTAACGGAAAAATCACCCAGGTAATCGGACCGGTTGTAGACATTAGCTTTGAAACGGAAGGCGGAAAGCTGCCGAACATCCTGGATGCGTTGGAAGTCACCAATGAAAACGGACAGACGATTGTAATGGAATGTCAGCAGCACGTCGGTGAAGACACCGTGCGCGCCATCGCCATGGATTCTACCGATGGTCTGGTACGCGGCATGCCGGTTGTAGCGACCGGAAGCCCGATCACCATGCCGGTGGGAGAGCAAATCAAAGGACGTCTGTTCAACGTAGTGGGCGAGGCCATCGACGGCATCGGAAGCACCACCAAGGACAACGGTTATTCCATCCACCGTCAGCCACCCAAGTTCGAAGACCTCACCACCAGCACTGAAGTACTTTTCACAGGTATCAAGGTGATCGACCTGATCGAGCCCTACTCAAAAGGAGGTAAGATCGGATTGTTCGGAGGTGCCGGTGTGGGCAAAACCGTATTGATCATGGAGCTGATCAACAACATCGCCAAAGGTTATGCCGGTCTGTCGGTATTTGCCGGTGTGGGTGAACGTACACGTGAAGGAAACGACCTGCTTCGTGAAATGATCGAGTCAGGCGTTATCAAATACGGTGAAGCTTTCCAGGAAGACATGGAAAAAGGCGGCTGGGATCTATCCAAAGTAGACAAGGAAGAACTCTCCAAATCACAGGCTACCCTGGTATTCGGACAGATGAACGAGCCTCCCGGTGCACGTGCACGTGTGGCCCTGTCAGGTTTGACCATGGCAGAATACTTCCGCGACGGCGACGAGCAAGGCGGCGGTAAAGACATCCTCTTCTTCATCGACAACATTTTCCGTTTCACACAGGCCGGTTCCGAAGTATCCGCCCTCCTGGGTCGTATGCCTTCTGCCGTAGGTTACCAGCCTACACTGGCTACTGAAATGGGTCTGATGCAGGAACGCATCACCTCCACCAAGCGTGGTTCCATCACATCCGTACAGGCGGTATACGTACCTGCGGATGACTTGACCGACCCCGCTCCCGCAACCACATTCGCTCACTTGGATGCCACCACGGTATTGAGCCGTAAGATTGCCGAGCTGGGTATTTACCCCGCGGTGGATCCGTTGGATTCCACCTCGCGTATCCTGTCGCCTGCGGTTGTCGGACAAGAACATTACGGTACCGCCCAGCGCGTGATCGAGATCCTGCAACGCAACAAAGAACTGCAGGACATCATCGCGATCCTGGGTATGGACGAACTTTCAGAAGAAGACAAACTCGTTGTACACCGCGCACGCCGCGTACAACGCTTCCTCTCCCAGCCCTTCCACGTGGCCGAGCAGTTCACCGGTCTGAAAGGTGTGTTCGTGAGCATCGAAGACACCATCAAAGGCTTCAACATGATATTGGACGGTGAAGTGGATGAATATCCCGAAGCTGCATTCAACCTGGTTGGAACCATCGAAGAGGCCATCGAGAAAGGAAAGAAAATGCTGGCCGACACCAAATAA
- a CDS encoding bifunctional riboflavin kinase/FAD synthetase, translated as MKVYRSIESFEVKGPKVVTLGTFDGVHSGHRKILNRLRQISRQQNMPSVLLTFFPHPRMVLQNKQSDLKLLNTLDEKIALLESEQLDHLIIHPFTLEFSRMSHTEFVREMLVNRIGVKKLVVGYNHQFGRNREGSFEQLKELSQTFEFDVEEIPAEDIDEVIVSSTKIREALMEGQLKVANLYLGYDYQLSGKVVAGDRIGRSIGFPTANIQIGDPNKLIPANGVYAVTVQVEDTWYNGMLNIGNRPTVKGQEQRVEVHIFDFQRSIYDLEVVIRLKEKIRNEKDFGDLTALTSQLRSDKEKALKVLADET; from the coding sequence TTGAAAGTATACAGAAGCATTGAATCCTTTGAGGTGAAAGGCCCCAAGGTGGTGACGCTGGGCACCTTTGACGGTGTGCATTCAGGGCACCGGAAGATCCTCAACAGGCTGCGGCAGATCAGCCGTCAGCAGAACATGCCGAGTGTGTTGCTGACGTTCTTCCCTCACCCCAGGATGGTATTGCAAAACAAACAAAGCGACCTGAAGTTGCTCAATACCCTCGATGAAAAGATTGCCTTGCTGGAATCCGAACAACTGGATCACCTGATTATCCATCCATTCACCCTTGAGTTTTCCCGTATGTCACACACCGAATTTGTGCGTGAAATGCTGGTGAACCGGATAGGAGTTAAAAAACTGGTTGTCGGCTACAACCACCAGTTCGGGAGGAACCGCGAAGGCAGCTTTGAGCAATTGAAAGAACTGTCCCAAACCTTCGAATTTGACGTGGAGGAAATTCCCGCGGAAGACATCGATGAGGTGATTGTAAGTTCAACCAAAATCAGGGAAGCCCTGATGGAAGGACAACTCAAGGTGGCCAACCTCTACCTGGGGTATGATTACCAGCTGTCGGGAAAAGTGGTGGCAGGAGACCGGATCGGGCGGTCCATCGGGTTTCCCACCGCCAACATACAAATCGGTGACCCCAACAAACTCATCCCGGCCAACGGGGTATACGCAGTTACCGTTCAGGTGGAGGATACCTGGTACAATGGCATGCTGAACATAGGCAACCGGCCCACGGTAAAGGGACAGGAACAGAGGGTGGAAGTGCACATTTTTGACTTTCAGCGTTCTATTTACGACCTTGAAGTGGTAATCAGGCTGAAGGAAAAGATCCGGAATGAAAAGGATTTCGGTGATCTGACCGCGCTGACAAGCCAGTTGAGATCCGATAAGGAAAAAGCGCTGAAAGTATTGGCAGATGAAACTTGA
- a CDS encoding leucine-rich repeat domain-containing protein — MNKNRFRMLWVVCGLQFFFWNAVAQPLDSAATAQLPLFTSLSEAMKDPGSVYRLSLRKNKLDTFPSQIFSFPNLQELDLSRNKIREIPRRIAELQNLEKLNLTNNKIDELPAELGLLIHLKEFRAARNYIEKIPPEMGKLEQLEVLDIWDNEITTFPDELRNLKSLKYLDLRAILIPEDEQTRIRGMLPGVDIYMSPACQCKW, encoded by the coding sequence ATGAACAAGAACCGGTTCAGGATGTTATGGGTGGTTTGCGGACTGCAATTCTTCTTCTGGAATGCTGTAGCACAACCTTTGGATTCTGCTGCAACGGCTCAGTTGCCTTTGTTCACGAGCCTGTCTGAGGCAATGAAAGACCCCGGCTCGGTGTACCGCCTTTCCCTCCGGAAAAACAAGCTGGATACATTTCCATCCCAGATATTTTCCTTCCCCAACCTGCAGGAACTGGACCTGAGCCGCAACAAAATCAGGGAAATTCCGCGCCGCATTGCTGAATTACAAAACCTGGAGAAGCTCAACCTTACTAACAACAAAATCGATGAACTTCCCGCAGAGCTGGGACTGCTCATTCACCTGAAAGAGTTTCGCGCCGCACGCAACTATATTGAAAAGATTCCACCCGAAATGGGCAAGCTGGAACAACTGGAAGTACTGGACATCTGGGACAACGAGATCACCACCTTCCCTGATGAGTTGCGCAACCTGAAAAGCCTGAAATACCTTGATCTTCGTGCCATCCTCATCCCGGAAGATGAACAAACGCGCATCAGGGGTATGCTGCCCGGCGTTGATATTTATATGTCGCCGGCGTGCCAGTGCAAGTGGTAG
- the thiH gene encoding 2-iminoacetate synthase ThiH — protein sequence MNTSGFLSVFENLDWDRCRDRIYSMKASDVEAALHRAGKGSPDDFMALISPAAAPYLETMARTSRMLTQKRFGKTMQMYIPMYLSNECQNICTYCGFSFDNKLPRVTLNDEQILEEVKVIKSMGMDHVLLVTGEANRKVGVDYLAHAISLIRPYFSHISLEVQPLEQDEYERLGALGLHTVLVYQETYHRDAYKDYHPKGKKSNFEYRLDTPDRLGKAGIHKIGLGALIGLEEWRTDAFFTALHMYYLERTYWQSRFSISFPRLRPAEGIIEPRVSISEKDLTQLICAYRIFNENVELSLSTRERPTFRNHILGLGITTMSAGSRTNPGGYTEKEESLEQFEIDDDRSPAEMAKVIRDAGLEVVWKDWDRVLNAS from the coding sequence ATGAACACCTCCGGTTTTTTGTCGGTTTTTGAAAACCTCGACTGGGATCGGTGCCGTGACCGGATTTACTCCATGAAAGCATCGGATGTGGAAGCTGCGCTTCACCGTGCCGGGAAGGGAAGTCCGGATGATTTCATGGCCCTGATATCTCCCGCTGCCGCCCCCTACCTGGAAACCATGGCGCGTACCAGCCGCATGCTCACCCAAAAGCGATTCGGGAAAACCATGCAGATGTACATCCCCATGTACCTGAGCAACGAGTGCCAGAACATCTGCACCTATTGCGGGTTCAGCTTCGACAACAAGCTACCCCGTGTAACGCTGAATGACGAACAGATCCTGGAGGAGGTGAAGGTGATCAAATCCATGGGCATGGATCATGTACTGCTGGTTACCGGAGAAGCCAACCGCAAAGTAGGGGTTGATTACCTCGCGCATGCCATCTCCCTGATCCGTCCTTATTTCTCACATATCTCACTTGAAGTTCAGCCGCTTGAACAGGACGAATACGAACGCCTGGGCGCACTCGGACTGCATACCGTACTGGTATACCAGGAAACATATCACAGGGATGCCTATAAAGATTATCATCCCAAGGGCAAGAAGTCGAACTTCGAATACAGGCTGGATACACCGGACCGGCTGGGAAAAGCGGGCATTCACAAGATCGGACTGGGTGCATTGATCGGACTGGAAGAATGGCGCACCGATGCCTTCTTCACCGCCCTTCACATGTACTACCTGGAACGTACCTACTGGCAAAGTCGCTTTTCAATTTCTTTCCCAAGGCTAAGGCCGGCAGAAGGGATCATAGAACCCAGGGTGAGTATATCTGAAAAGGACCTCACGCAACTGATCTGCGCATACCGCATCTTCAATGAAAATGTGGAACTGTCACTGTCTACCCGGGAACGCCCGACTTTCAGGAATCACATCCTGGGTCTCGGCATCACCACCATGAGCGCGGGATCACGAACGAATCCCGGCGGTTATACCGAAAAGGAAGAAAGCCTGGAACAGTTTGAGATCGACGATGACCGGAGTCCGGCTGAAATGGCCAAGGTGATCAGGGATGCGGGACTTGAAGTTGTTTGGAAAGACTGGGACCGGGTATTGAACGCTTCCTGA
- a CDS encoding thiazole synthase, with product MKPLQIADQTFQSRLFTGTGKFSSNRLMEDALLASGSELVTMALKRVDIGKGEDDLTHYLKHNHIRWLPNTSGVRNAKEAVLAARLAREALGTHWIKLEIHPDPRYLLPDPVETLEATRILAKEGFVVLPYIHADPVLCKRLEDVGTAAVMPLGAPIGSNQGLKMKSMLEIIIDQSRVPVVVDAGIGAPSHAAEAMEMGADAVLVNTAIAVSDHPVEMAKAFRMAVEAGRMAFEARLGSVSHIADATSPLTSFLETPESTIA from the coding sequence ATGAAACCTTTACAAATAGCAGATCAAACCTTCCAATCCAGGCTGTTTACAGGCACCGGTAAATTCAGTTCAAACCGGTTGATGGAAGATGCCCTCTTGGCCTCAGGGTCGGAACTGGTGACCATGGCCCTGAAACGCGTTGACATAGGCAAAGGAGAAGATGACCTCACGCATTACCTGAAGCACAACCACATCCGCTGGCTACCCAATACCTCCGGTGTTCGCAACGCCAAGGAAGCCGTACTGGCCGCCCGCCTTGCACGAGAAGCACTGGGTACCCATTGGATCAAACTGGAAATTCACCCGGATCCCCGTTACCTCCTACCCGACCCGGTGGAAACCCTTGAAGCCACCCGCATCCTCGCAAAAGAAGGGTTCGTGGTGCTTCCTTACATTCACGCCGATCCGGTTTTATGCAAACGACTGGAAGACGTGGGAACCGCTGCCGTAATGCCGTTGGGGGCACCCATCGGTTCGAACCAGGGATTGAAAATGAAATCGATGCTGGAGATTATCATCGACCAGAGCCGTGTTCCCGTTGTGGTGGATGCCGGCATCGGTGCGCCGAGCCATGCCGCGGAAGCAATGGAAATGGGTGCAGATGCCGTACTGGTGAATACAGCCATTGCCGTTTCCGATCATCCCGTAGAGATGGCCAAAGCATTCCGCATGGCTGTTGAAGCAGGACGCATGGCCTTCGAAGCCAGGCTGGGAAGCGTATCGCACATCGCCGACGCCACCAGCCCACTCACCTCCTTCCTGGAAACACCTGAATCCACCATTGCATGA
- the thiE gene encoding thiamine phosphate synthase, whose translation MTIPELQLITQDLEGKSHAMQAEEACEAGIRWIQFRSKRTDRSKITAEAKAVVKVCRHYDSVCIINDNPYLALETGADGVHVGKNDPTPDEARLILGQEAIIGCTANSFDDILQHATSDIAYFGIGPYRFTSTKRNLSPILGPEGLTDIVHRMRQASIDIPLVAIGGILPEDVLNILHTGIHGVAVASAINEAASPIHEAHRFIATLQLLSQPLA comes from the coding sequence ATGACCATCCCCGAATTACAGCTCATCACCCAGGATCTTGAAGGAAAATCCCACGCCATGCAGGCAGAAGAAGCCTGCGAGGCAGGTATACGCTGGATCCAGTTCCGCAGCAAACGTACCGACCGCAGCAAAATCACCGCTGAAGCAAAAGCAGTGGTGAAAGTATGCCGACACTACGATTCGGTGTGCATCATCAACGACAACCCCTACCTGGCACTGGAAACCGGTGCAGACGGTGTACACGTGGGAAAGAACGACCCCACCCCCGACGAAGCACGTCTCATTCTGGGGCAAGAGGCCATCATCGGTTGCACAGCCAATTCTTTTGATGATATCCTCCAGCATGCTACATCCGATATCGCATACTTTGGCATCGGCCCCTACCGCTTCACATCAACCAAAAGAAACCTGAGCCCCATCCTGGGACCGGAAGGGTTGACCGACATCGTTCACCGGATGCGTCAGGCATCCATCGACATCCCCCTGGTAGCCATCGGTGGCATCCTGCCGGAGGATGTCCTGAACATTCTGCATACAGGTATCCATGGTGTGGCTGTAGCCTCCGCGATCAACGAGGCTGCATCGCCAATCCACGAAGCACACCGGTTCATTGCCACTTTGCAACTTTTATCCCAGCCCCTCGCATGA
- a CDS encoding hydroxymethylpyrimidine/phosphomethylpyrimidine kinase: MSEVLPYAMSVAGLDPSGGAGLLADIKTLECHRVRSLGICTAVTAQSDQEFDRLLWMAPDMIFRQMRSVMARFRPRAVKIGITESARVCANIIHLIKEVIPDTKVVWDPVLTSSTGHAFWDTHSMLTDDFPLTSCDLITPNIMEACRLTGCSDPNEAARKLSASCPVLLTGGHTNQETVTDTLFINGMGECFTNDYIESGEKHGSGCTLSASIAAGLAKGHSLSHAVTDGIAFTRTFLASDSSKMGIHAPLP, translated from the coding sequence ATGTCTGAAGTCCTCCCATACGCAATGTCGGTTGCCGGCCTTGACCCGAGTGGAGGCGCGGGCCTGCTGGCTGATATCAAAACGTTGGAGTGCCACAGGGTCCGATCCCTTGGCATCTGCACCGCTGTTACCGCGCAAAGCGACCAAGAGTTCGACCGGCTTTTGTGGATGGCACCGGACATGATCTTCCGGCAAATGCGCTCGGTGATGGCACGCTTCCGCCCACGCGCCGTTAAAATTGGCATCACGGAAAGTGCCCGGGTATGTGCCAATATTATCCACCTCATCAAAGAGGTCATCCCCGACACCAAGGTGGTATGGGATCCCGTTCTTACATCGTCCACAGGCCATGCATTCTGGGACACACACTCCATGCTTACCGACGATTTTCCACTGACATCCTGCGACCTGATCACACCAAATATCATGGAAGCGTGCCGGCTGACAGGTTGTTCCGACCCGAACGAAGCAGCCCGGAAACTTTCGGCGTCGTGTCCGGTGCTGCTGACCGGTGGACATACAAACCAAGAAACGGTCACCGATACCTTGTTTATAAACGGCATGGGTGAATGCTTCACCAACGATTATATCGAATCCGGAGAGAAACACGGCTCGGGATGCACACTCTCCGCTTCCATTGCCGCAGGCCTGGCCAAAGGACATTCCCTGAGCCATGCAGTAACCGACGGCATCGCATTTACCCGGACCTTCCTCGCCAGTGACTCATCTAAAATGGGCATCCACGCCCCACTACCATGA
- a CDS encoding thiamine phosphate synthase, whose translation MKTIVITKPTFFKQEAEILTRMFEEGLPILHLRKPGASSGQMRALLLKIPKVYWNRIVIHSHFNLATRMKLKGIHLTSKVRKKRFNRWKYTRMYRWFHPQLHISTSFHNLNSLYNDKTRYDYVFISPVFDSISKGGYQAGFSKYMLKAAIMNSSQHVIALGGVDETKVDEVCEVGFYGMAMLGYIWNTDDPVGTYAQVQSRVLGSMNADTAMSVDKDGILHIKKISQHV comes from the coding sequence TTGAAAACAATCGTGATCACAAAACCGACATTTTTCAAGCAGGAAGCTGAAATATTGACGCGCATGTTTGAAGAAGGACTACCGATCCTCCACCTTCGCAAACCTGGTGCATCCAGCGGACAAATGCGCGCGCTGCTCCTGAAAATTCCCAAGGTCTACTGGAACCGGATCGTGATTCATTCTCATTTCAACCTGGCCACCCGGATGAAACTCAAAGGCATCCATCTCACTTCCAAAGTCAGAAAGAAACGTTTCAACCGATGGAAATACACCAGGATGTACCGGTGGTTTCACCCCCAACTCCACATCAGCACTTCTTTTCACAACCTGAACAGCCTGTATAACGACAAGACCCGGTACGACTATGTCTTTATCAGTCCGGTGTTCGACAGCATTTCCAAAGGCGGATACCAGGCCGGGTTTTCCAAGTATATGCTGAAAGCCGCCATTATGAATTCTTCACAACATGTGATTGCACTTGGCGGTGTGGACGAAACCAAGGTGGATGAAGTTTGTGAAGTTGGTTTCTACGGAATGGCCATGCTCGGGTATATCTGGAATACGGATGATCCGGTTGGAACCTATGCACAAGTGCAGAGTCGGGTGCTCGGTTCCATGAATGCTGATACCGCCATGTCGGTAGACAAGGATGGTATCCTCCACATAAAGAAAATCTCCCAACATGTCTGA